A genomic region of Bactrocera dorsalis isolate Fly_Bdor chromosome 3, ASM2337382v1, whole genome shotgun sequence contains the following coding sequences:
- the LOC105228083 gene encoding endocuticle structural glycoprotein SgAbd-2 produces MKTSFLLFAAAVVATLSFISSVDAQRGLPLPQARGYEANAVILKQNFDLNPDGSYAYNYETSNGIRADEAGYLKNPGTQVEAQVMQGSYSYTGPDGVVYTINYIADENGYRAEGAHIPTPPAPRAGGRFFK; encoded by the exons ATGAAGACTTCATTCCTGTTGTTCGCTGCTGCCGTTGTGGCCACACTCTCATTCATTAGCAGCGTCGATGCACAACGCGGTTTGCCGCTACCACAGGCTCGCGGCTACGAAGCCAACGCCGTCATTCTGAAGCAAAACTTCGATCTGAATCCCGATGGCTCGTACGCGTACAA CTATGAGACAAGTAACGGCATACGCGCTGACGAGGCGGGCTACTTGAAGAATCCGGGTACACAAGTGGAGGCACAG gTCATGCAAGGCTCTTACTCATACACCGGTCCCGACGGCGTCGTCTACACAATCAATTACATCGCCGATGAGAACGGTTATCGCGCTGAGGGCGCACACATACCAACACCACCGGCACCACGCGCTGGTGGCAGGTTCTTCAAATAA
- the LOC105228098 gene encoding uncharacterized protein LOC105228098 gives MYSKINKNSHKENFTPITFMEHFCRALHPDLDLSTTCVTWFRQATEHCTELILQKRRGPAFWTSLKNFIFPNRQTSLLNQKIPISIHPNRLSVSDCHALFLDIVNDYVERAPRYSIEAATNALLWQILYSLMGIMALGTLLVTTIFAYRKFGQSLEKPLDPLAAVFVPEKRAAAYINRNLRMLKYELQRLRVRHIIQPEEVLAPDGTITLVMKVASKLNFVDGIVGSHTHCSGRLFRLQEMNSKIKTDYKTETIAKMMNFMNNYSRKLHLLVIFEEDPIYEELMRQRRAHPLKSLSPNALSTVSSKKSSVGFPTRSIISRSSSPPKSKATSPRPPTQIPRNLSRRASTLTLRK, from the exons ATGTAtagtaaaataaacaaaaattcacaTAAAGAAAAT TTCACGCCAATCACATTTATGGAACACTTTTGCAGAGCGCTACACCCAGACCTCGATCTGAGTACGACTTGTGTCACTTGGTTTCGTCAGGCCACCGAACACTGTACGGAATTGATTTTGCAGAAGAGACGTGGACCTGCCTTCTGGACGTCATTGAAGAATTTTATCTTTCCAAATCGCCAAACATCGTTGCTTAACCAAAAGATACCCATCAGCATACATCCGAACCGTTTATCGGTTAGCGATTGTCATGCGCTCTTCCTGGACATCGTCAACGATTATGTGGAACGCGCACCACGCTACTCCATCGAAGCGGCCACCAATGCGCTACTCTGGCAAATACTCTACTCGCTCATGGGTATTATGGCGCTCGGCACGCTATTGGTCACGACCATATTCGCCTACCGCAAGTTCGGCCAGTCACTGGAGAAACCACTCGATCCGCTCGCCGCGGTGTTTGTGCCCGAGAAGCGTGCTGCCGCCTACATCAACCGTAATCTGCGCATGCTGAAGTACGAGTTGCAACGTTTGCGCGTAAGACACATTATACAACCCGAAGAGGTGCTCGCACCGGACGGCACCATCACGTTGGTCATGAAAGTCGCATCCAAACTGAACTTCGTTGACGGCATTGTCGGCAGTCACACGCACTGTAGCGGGCGCTTATTTCGCCTGCAAGAAATGAACTCGAAAATAAAAACCGACTACAAAACCGAAACAATAGCGAAGATGATGAACTTCATGAATAACTACTCGCGTAAATTGCATTTGTTGGTGATCTTCGAAGAGGATCCGATCTATGAGGAACTGATGCGTCAGCGTCGCGCACATCCGTTGAAAAGTCTTTCACCAAACGCGCTCTCGACGGTCAGTAGCAAGAAGAGCAGTGTTGGCTTCCCGACGCGTAGCATTATATCGCGCTCCAGCAGTCCCCCGAAAAGTAAAGCAACGAGTCCACGCCCACCCACGCAAATACCGCGTAATCTCTCGCGACGCGCCTCAACTTTAACACTGAGAAAGTAG